A stretch of Oncorhynchus mykiss isolate Arlee chromosome 12, USDA_OmykA_1.1, whole genome shotgun sequence DNA encodes these proteins:
- the LOC110538251 gene encoding zinc finger CCCH domain-containing protein 7A isoform X4, translating to MSILCQDRSSRWQDIQNGLQFIQSTLPYPGTQERYEVFIQDLVKNLFGEGNDVFNEGEWMRSIEMYTEALSIAEYADSEDISVPTGTLEKLYANRAAAYLNVVPGLHDEALVDCEKALQLNEGNHRALYRKARALKEMGRHKEAYETVAKCSLAVPQDPNVIGLTQDLAKMLGLKIRKAYVRSKPALNVLPGSSYSGASNDKSHGSTSVEDIEIEVNQPPQETDGPDPAPPSHDPLAAMKVHPPRNERLETESPPVSIIPSVSPVEVHTPEPNHVPVPLLMPISKPMHTLVNGARASPTQSYHLPMQKSHPDFDAEIIGDDLDDLLDQAGPGPTESPMVIPTMKGPIPFPTSAPSNAMSSPFLMPSHMNPFMHVTSQCTVTLPPPYHKPQASGYSLGLDTFGVSSPLDSLDSLSMSEPQTGYSQHPFMQLTDHDKPMGMALGMPDVTPLPAVVDLAKNPLADTHEFKQACSNCYVKTGLGVLDFTLYTEEHKCKKDILLGRIKNQPDKSWKLIRPRPTKSQYVGPYYICKDVAIGEGCRYPGHCTFAYCQEEIDVWSLERKGFICRDFLFDPFGPTSKINLTVPKILQEHHGIFMFLCGVCFDHKPRIISKTNKDNPSLCSHPVTKHAFEDQKCLVHILRENTVRYSKIRPYSPQNQMDICRHEVRYGCVREDECFYAHSLIELKVWMMQHQLGITPENIVHEANRFWNMEAGSQGTLQFTTPLKRFGPPNLKMQFVCGQCWRNGQVSEADKNKKYCTAKARHSWSKDKRVVLVSSIERKKWTTIRPLPTKKPIPSQFEICMHVSTGKKCQYIGNCTFAHSTEERDLWTYMKENNIPDMEQLYEHWLQSQKPGWSEDASNSSIKENGKQIHMPTDYAEEMTGNHCWLCGKNCNSDRQWQQHITSEKHREKVFNSEDDQNCWQYRFPTGTFRVCERYLKGTCTEEELCKLAHGNEELKEWTERREFLLMKLAKARKDHLIAPNDNDFGKYSFLLKDIK from the exons ATGTCAATCCTGTGTCAGGACCGAAGCAGTCGCTGGCAGGATATTCAGAATGggctgcagttcatcca GTCAACTCTGCCCTATCCTGGAACTCAGGAACGATATGAG GTGTTCATTCAGGACCTTGTGAAGAATCTGTTTGGTGAAGGAAATGACGTGTTCAATGAAGGGGAATGGATGCGATCTATAGAAATGTACACTGAGGCCTTGAGCATAGCAGAATATGCAGATTCGGAAGACATCAGTGTACCTACTGGAACGTTGGAAAAGCTGTATGCCAATCGAGCTGCTGCTTACTTGAACGTTGTACCG GGTCTGCATGATGAAGCACTAGTAGACTGTGAGAAAGCTCTTCAATTGAATGAGGGAAACCATAGAGCTCTTTATAGGAAAGCCAGAGCCTTGAAAGAGATGGGCAGGCATAAAGAGGCCTATGAGACTGTAGCAAAGTGCTCCCTTGCAGTGCCTCAG GATCCCAATGTCATAGGATTGACTCAGGACCTGGCCAAAATGTTGGGATTGAAAATCCGTAAAGCCTATGTCAGGAGTAAG CCTGCCTTAAATGTTTTGCCTGGATCGAGCTATTCAGGTGCATCCAATGACAAG TCTCATGGATCTACATCTGTGGAAGATATAGAAATTG AAGTGAATCagccccctcaggaaactgacgGTCCAGACCCAGCCCCCCCAAGCCATGACCCATTGGCAGCAATGAAGGTGCACCCCCCTCGGAATGAGAGACTAGAAACTGAATCCCCCCCTGTCAGCATCATCCCTTCAGTATCGCCTGTTGAGGTTCACACCCCAGAGCCCAATCATGTTCCGGTGCCCCTGCTTATGCCCATTTCCAAGCCCATGCATACGTTGGTCAATGGTGCCAGAGCCAGCCCTACCCAGTCTTATCATTTGCCAATGCAAAAGTCTCACCCGGACTTCGATGCGGAAATTATTGGAGATGACCTGGATGATCTGCTGGACCAAGCTGGCCCCGGGCCCACAGAATCTCCCATG GTCATTCCCACCATGAAGGGCCCTATCCCTTTTCCAACCAGTGCCCCCTCAAATGCCATGTCTAGTCCTTTCCTTATGCCATCTCACATGAACCCTTTTATGCATGTGACATCACAGTGCACAGTGACTCTGCCTCCTCCCTACCACAAGCCACAAGCCAGTGGGTACTCTTTAGGTCTGGACACCTTCGGGGTCTCCTCTCCATTGGACTCACTGGACAGTCTCTCCATGTCAGAGCCTCAGACAG gaTATAGTCAGCATCCATTCATGCAG TTGACTGACCATGATAAGCCAATGGGAATGGCCCTGGGGATGCCGGATGTAACCCCCCTCCCTGCTGTTGTGGATCTGGCCAAAAATCCCCTGGCTGATACTCATGAATTCAAACAGGCATGCTCAAACTGCTATGTCAAAACTG GGCTTGGAGTGTTGGATTTCACACTCTATACCGAAGAGCACAAATGCAAGAAGGACATATTACTTGGAAGGATAAAAAATCAACCAGACAAGTCATGGAAGCTGATCAGACCCAGACCGACAAAATCCCAGTATGTTGGGCCATACTACATCTGCAAAG ATGTCGCCATTGGAGAGGGGTGCAGGTACCCTGGTCACTGCACATTTGCCTACTGCCAAGAGGAGATTGATGTTTGGTCCCTGGAGCGCAAAGGCTTCATCTGCAGAGACTTTCTCTTTGATCCATTTGGGCCCACCAGTAAGATCAATCTGACTGTCCCGAAGATCCTACAGGAGCATCACGGAATATTCATGTTCCTCTGTGGA GTGTGTTTTGATCACAAACCCAGAATAATCAGCAAAACCAATAAGGACAACCCATCTCTTTGCTCTCACCCCGTGACAAAACATGCCTTTGAAGATCAGAA GTGCCTGGTCCACATTCTGAGGGAGAACACTGTGCGCTACTCCAAAATCCGTCCGTACAGTCCGCAGAACCAGATGGACATCTGTCGGCATGAGGTGCGCTACGGCTGCGTGCGGGAAGACGAGTGCTTCTATGCCCACAGCCTGATCGAGCTGAAGGTGTGGATGATGCAGCACCAGCTAG GCATCACTCCTGAAAATATAGTCCATGAGGCCAATAGGTTTTGGAACATGGAGGCAGGCTCCCAAGGAACCCTG CAATTCACCACACCACTGAAGAGGTTTGGACCCCCAAATCTGAAGATGCAGTTTGTGTGTGGGCAGTGTTGGAGAAACGGCCAAGTTAGTGAGGCAGACAAGAACAAGAAGTACTGCACTGCCAAAGCCAGGCATTC GTGGTCAAAAGACAAACGAGTGGTGCTGGTGAGTTCCATCGAACGCAAGAAGTGGACAACGATCCGCCCTCTCCCAACAAAGAAGCCCATCCCGTCTCAGTTTGAG ATTTGTATGCACGTGTCTACTGGCAAAAAGTGCCAGTACATCGGAAACTGCACGTTTGCACACAGCACAGAGGAAAGGGACCTGTGGACATACATGAAAGAGAACAACA TTCCTGACATGGAGCAACTGTATGAGCACTGGCTGCAGTCTCAGAAGCCTGGCTGGAGCGAGGATGCCTCCAACAGCTCCATCAAGGAGAACGGGAAGCAGATCCACATGCCCACAGACTATGCTGAGGAGATG ACTGGCAACCACTGTTGGCTTTGTGGTAAGAACTGCAACAGTGACAGGCAGTGGCAGCAGCACATCACTtcagaaaaacacagagagaaagtgTTTAACTCTGAAGACGATCAGAACTGCTGGCAGTATCGCTTCCCCACTGGCACCTTCAGAGTTTGCGAGAG ATACCTTAAAGGCACTTGCACAGAGGAGGAGTTGTGTAAACTGGCTCATGGAAACGAAGAACTAAAGGAATGGACGGAGCGCAGGGAGTTCCTTTTGATGAAACTGGCCAAAGCCAGAAAAGACCATCTTATAGCCCCAAATGACAATGACTTTGGCAAATATAGTTTTCTGCTTAAAGACATAAAGTAA